AAAGATGACTGACTAGCAAGGTTTATTACTTGCTAGGAAGACCCGCCTTTCAGAAAAGATAGACACAAGGAACGCGAGGAAGAGGGCGACACGAAAAGGAAATCGCCCTCCTGAAACGCTTACAGCGCCTCGTACGGACTTGACAGCTTCAGCGTACAAGGACCCGGGCTGAGACCATATAGATAGATCACCATAAGTCTCAGGAGGGGTCATCCCCGTGGTAGGAAACACGTCCCAGTTCCTTACCTCCAATTACCCGGCGTCACTCCTTACCCCTGACCCCTTACCATACCATTAAAGCCCTACCTTACCATACAACTACCACAATATCAAACCCCCAAAAATAGCGGTAAGTGCAAGCCCGAATGAAAAAACTAACTATTAGAAGCGGGTTACCTATCCTTTTCTAAGTCACCTGGCATACGCCCCAGCCCTGATCCGAACAGGACAACCAAAATTCCAGGAGACAGGCGTCCTGTCTGTTCTGGCTGCTGAGCCGAGAATCCGTTTTTTGATCCGGACGGAGAGAGGTAGCTTGCCTGCCAATAGCTGCCTTGATTTTTAACACGTTCTTTCGTACAGTTCTGATACAGAACTTAAGTCCCTATCAGAATGGTATCCTCGAGTGCCTCTGAGGGGCTTGACGTCCTTCCTTCTTGACTCGTTTCGCAACGACGAAGTCAATTCCATTGATTCTTTGGCCCCGGGCCTCACCGGTGAACTCGAGGGAGCTGCTAGCTTCAGTTCTTTACTCAGCCTCAATGGGAGTGGTTCAAGCCAAGCCCCCCGGAAACAAACAGAGTCAATAGAAAGAAGCTCCGGCGGGCGGCCCCAGCTTCTGGCTCTCTTGATCAGGCCGTCGTATTTTGGGGAGGCGACTCCCGAAGCAGGGGAGCCACTCCTAGACCAGCAGAATTAGATGAACGAGCTAAAAGACCGATTGCAAGCCCTACACTAGACTAGTAGAGAGGTCTGCTCTAGCCTCTCACCATAGGTCCCGCAACTCTGAATACAGCTCTCGTTAGAGGCATGCCCTCATTGCTCGCTAAAATTCTCTAATAGTGAGAGTGGGCCTTGCTACGGCTGCTGCTACAGCTACAGCATCATATGTCATGCTCCTCTTCTCTGAGCCGCACCTGGCATCTCAGTTCAGCGGTCAATCATTTCAAAAGTCTCCTTCCATTATTGAATAGTACAGGCAGGGTGAGCTTGTGCTCATCCAAAGCGCTAGCGAAGGCTCTCCCATTCCCACCGGGAGCCCCTCCCCTGGTCGCAAACACGGCCGACCGGGGGGCGTGAGCGGGTCTGTCGTCCTCCTCATTATAGTCCTCCTAGAATCAATAGCATTTCGTCGGAATACATCCTGTCTTTTCACCTGTGTAGTCCTATGCATAGTAAGTACTATAGCCCCAATCATGGCTACTAataaaataggactaggaaccAAAAACCAGACGGAATAGTAGGTATAAAGTAAATTGCCCAATGTTTCCAAATTAGTCCAACTTCGTACCTTTCCGGCATGAACCGTCAATCTCAGCGAGTGAACTAGGTTTTGGTATTCCTTCTCGAGCTTCTATTTCTTCCGTTAAAGGAGATTCGGGAAAAGATGGAATAGGAAGACGTGTTTCCAGAACGAACAAGATacgggttgagaagggggagtTAGCAAAGTTGGACAAGATTGGAATGAGCATTGGAACATGTATTGATGTACCAGATCGGCTAATGCTCCCAGGTTGATGCGATGTATTCCACCAGTTGACTGGAGACTTAATTATTGGTATATCGATCGGTCCAGCACGGATTGAAATAGGAGCCGGTTCGACAGGAAGCTTTTGAAAACGCAGTGCACCCAGGTAAATAAGGAACGAGATGAATACAGAGGTTAAACGAGCATCCCACACCCGAAAGGTGCCCCACATAGGTCTTCCCCGAAACCCCCCAGTCACTAAGGTAAACAACGTAGAAAAAGCACCCATTTCTGTACCGGTTCCGGAAGAGCGAAGAAAAAGGGGATGTTTTGTTAAAAGGAACATAAAACTGTTTATAGCCGTTGCGATATATACAAGTATACTCATCCGAGCCGCAGGAACATGTACATACGGAATACGAGAATTTCCACCTTGTTGAAGATCTTGTGGTGCTACCCGAAGACTTAAATGAATAGCCATCGCTGTTAAGAACAACCGAGATCCAATGAGAATTTGCGCGTAGCTTCTGGTCTTTGACATAAAGAAAGAAGGTTGTAATAACGAAACGGACATGTGAGAAT
The DNA window shown above is from Macadamia integrifolia cultivar HAES 741 unplaced genomic scaffold, SCU_Mint_v3 scaffold3055, whole genome shotgun sequence and carries:
- the LOC122067673 gene encoding putative cytochrome c biosynthesis ccmC-like mitochondrial protein: MSVSLLQPSFFMSKTRSYAQILIGSRLFLTAMAIHLSLRVAPQDLQQGGNSRIPYVHVPAARMSILVYIATAINSFMFLLTKHPLFLRSSGTGTEMGAFSTLFTLVTGGFRGRPMWGTFRVWDARLTSVFISFLIYLGALRFQKLPVEPAPISIRAGPIDIPIIKSPVNWWNTSHQPGSISRSGTSIHVPMLIPILSNFANSPFSTRILFVLETRLPIPSFPESPLTEEIEAREGIPKPSSLAEIDGSCRKGTKLD